GAGATCGGCCATGGCATCGCCGGTGATGGGCACCTGGATGGGTTCGTCGCCGCCCACCCCGACGTCGTCCCAGGAAACCAAACCGGCCTCGGGGGTACCGGTGGTCACGATCACTCGCAGTTCGGGCAGGTCCGGGCGCGCCGCCACCAAGGTCTCGGTGGTGGAGGCACCGCTGATGGCCACCACCGCCCCGGCGTGGCGGAGCACGTAGCCCAGCTCTCGCGCCACCAGCCGGGTGCTGGTGGGAACCGCCACGGCGCCGGCTTTGTGGATCGCCGAGTAGCTCACCAAGAACACGGCCGCCTCCGCCGGTGGCACATGGATCGCCACCCGGTCCCCCGGCACCACTCCCTGGGCAATCAGCCATCGAGCCACGCGGTTCGAGCGCCGATCCCACGCGCCGAAGGTGAGATCAACTCCGGCGGCCACATCGCTGAATCCCACCTCGGTGGGGAATGCCTCCGCCATCATCCGGAGCTGATCCGGCAAGAGGTTGGCCATCAGAGTCCACTCCGGCCCGGTGGTAGCCGTTCACCCAGCGGCGAGCGATACGAGCATCCGTCGACGCCGCTCAGGGGGTTGGCTCCGGATCGCGAGGCAGACCGAGGAGACGTTCGGCGATGACATTGCGCTGGATCTCGCTGGTGCCACCGGCAATGGTGAGGCAGCGGTTGGCCAGAAACCCGAACGTCCACTGGGCCGCCGTCCCCGCCGCGGTGGCCCCCTCCGGGCCGAGCAGCGTGAGGCCCAGTTCCTGCGTGCGCTGATCGTGCTCCACGCCCAGCAGTTTTCCCACGCTGGCCTCCGGCCCCGGGCTGGCCCCGGCCACCGAGCGCTGCGTGGCCCGCAGGCCCAGCACCGCCACGGCGTGGGCCTCCGCCACGAGAGCGCCCACCTGATCGAGCAGCCGCGAGTCGGTGCCGTCGAGCTGGCCGTCGTTCACGCGCTCGACCACGAGCGCCAACAACGCTTCGATCCCGCCGCCGAAAGACGAACCGCGTCCCATCGACACCCGCTCGTTGGCCAGCGTGGTGCGGGCCAACGGCCAGCCGCCGTCCACCGCCCCGATGATGCAGTCGTCGGGCACGAAGACGTCGGTGAAAAACACCTCGTTGAACATGGCCAGGCCGGTCATCTCTCGCAAGGGCCGGATGTCGAGCCCGGGGCTGTGCATGTCCACGATCAGATAGGTGATGCCCAAGTGTTTGGCAACGCCGGTGTTCGTGCGGGCCAGACAGATACCCCAATCGGCTTCGAGCGCCATCGAGGTCCACACCTTCTGGCCGTTGAGGAGCCACCCACCCTCGGTGCGGGTGGCGGCGGTGGTGAGCGCGGCGAGATCCGAACCGGCGTCAGGTTCGCTGAAGAGTTGGCACCAGGCGATGTCGCCCAGCAGCGTGGGGCGCACCCAGCGTTCCTGCTGCTCGGGGGTGCCGTGGGTGGCGATGGTGGGAGCCGCCCAGGCCCCCACCGCCAGGTGGGGTACCCGAATCTTGGCGCGGCGTAGTTCCTGCGCGATCACCAACTGCTCTACCGCCCCGGCGCGGCGTCCCCACGGCGGCTCCCAGTGCGGCACGAAATAGCCGCCGTCCACCACCTGGGCCCGCTGCTCCTCCGGGGGGCCCGCGGCCACCCGATCCGCAAAAGCGCGCACCTCCCCCCGGAAGGTCTCGGCCTCCTCCGGCAACGCCAAAGTGAGCTGCCGACGCGTGCCCGACAACGCGGCGGTGGCCACCCGGCGACGCCACGGGAACGACCCCCCCAAGAGTTGGCGCATCGCCATGGCCCGCCGGAGGTAGAGATGGGCGTCGTGGTCCCAGGTGAAACCCACGCCGCCCAACACCTGGATGCAATCCTTGGCCACCCCGGCGAAGGCCTCCGGGGCGATGGCCCCGGCGGCGGCGGTGGCGAGTTCAACCTCGGCCACGTCAGCGTCTCCGTCGAGAGCCAGGGCCGCATCCCAGGTAACACCGACGGCCGCTTCCGCCGCCACCAGCATGTCGGCACAACGATGTTTCACTCCCTGGAACTGCCCGATGGGACGTCCGAACTGGCGCCTGGCCACGGCGTAGGCCGACGCCGTCTCCACACACCACGCGGCGCCACCGGCGCACTCCGCCGCCACCAACGTGGCCACCATCGACGCCACCGTCGTGCCATCCAAACCGAGCAGTTGGTCACCGGCGGGCACCACCACCGAGGCCAGGGCCAGGGTGGCGAGAGGGCGCGTGAGATCGAGTGCTACCACGGCGGTGCTTACGAAGGCAGACCGCTCCACCACACACCACCGCTCAATGCCGGCCACCCGCACCGGCACCACCACCACATCGGCCAGGGCTCCACAGAGCACCGGACCAGTGGTGCCGCTCACCACCAGGCTCCCGTCGGGGGCGACCTCGCCCGTCAACGCAGTGCCGAGGGCCACCGACCCGACCGTCGTGCCATCGGCCAGACCCCGCAGCCGTGCTCGCCCGGCGCCACCGGCGTCAATCAGCGCGCTCGCCAGCACGGTGGAGAGGAACGGACCGGGGACCAACGCCCGCCCAAACTCCTCCACCACGATGGCCACTTCCGCGAACCCGTAGCCCTGACCCCCGTCGGCCTCGGGGAGGTGGAGCCCCAGCCAACCGAGGTGGGCGAGATCGTCCCAGAACGGCGGCCGCTGATCGTCGGGTCCTTCGAGAGCCGCCCGCATCACCAGCGGCGGGCAACGATCAGCGATGAACCGACGCACCGTGGCGAGCAACGCCAGATGGTCGTCACCGATGGCGATGCTCATGGGTGGTGACCGATCCTTCCGTTCCGTCTAACGATCACGTCACATTAGCCCTCCCCGCCGCCTAGCCTCCCGAGGGCATGACCATCCATTACGAGCAAGTGGGCGGACACGTCGCCCTCATCACCATCGACCGACCCGAAGCCCGGAACTCGCTCGACCTCCATCACTTCCGCGACCTCGCCAACGCCTGGCGGCGCTTCCGTGACGACCCCGCCGACTGGGTAGCGGTGATCACCGGCGTGGACGGCAACTTCATGACCGGTGCCGACCTCAAAACCTACGTTCCCCAGATCACCGCCTTGCAGGCCCAGATCCTGGCCGGAGAAATCGACGAGATCGACGGCTGCAAACTGCGCGACGGCACCGACGCCGTGCTGCGCAGCCTGAAGATCTACAAACCCATCATCGCGGCGGTGGACGGGCCCTGTGTGGCCGGAGGCATGGAGATGCTCGGCGGCATCGACATCCGCCTCGCTACCGAGCGGGCCACCTTCGGGGTGATGGAACCCAAGCGCGGCCTGTTCGCCGGGGGTGGCACCACCGTGCGACTCCCCCGGCAACTGGCCTACCCGGCGGCCATGGAGTTCCTCCTCACCGCCGAAGCCTTCCCCGCCGCCCGGGCGCTCGAACTCGGACTGCTCAACGAGATCGTGCCCGTCGACCAACTCGCCGAACGGGCACTGCAGTGGGCGGCGCGCATCACCGTCAACGCGCCCCTCGCTATCCAGGCCACCAAAGAGAGCGTGCTGCGGGGCCTGGCGGTAGACCAGCGCGAGGCGTACCAGATCGAACGCGACTTGGCGGG
This region of Acidimicrobiia bacterium genomic DNA includes:
- a CDS encoding carnitinyl-CoA dehydratase, giving the protein MTIHYEQVGGHVALITIDRPEARNSLDLHHFRDLANAWRRFRDDPADWVAVITGVDGNFMTGADLKTYVPQITALQAQILAGEIDEIDGCKLRDGTDAVLRSLKIYKPIIAAVDGPCVAGGMEMLGGIDIRLATERATFGVMEPKRGLFAGGGTTVRLPRQLAYPAAMEFLLTAEAFPAARALELGLLNEIVPVDQLAERALQWAARITVNAPLAIQATKESVLRGLAVDQREAYQIERDLAGTIFSSQDAIEGPQAFAEHRDPVWKGR
- a CDS encoding long-chain fatty acid--CoA ligase, producing the protein MANLLPDQLRMMAEAFPTEVGFSDVAAGVDLTFGAWDRRSNRVARWLIAQGVVPGDRVAIHVPPAEAAVFLVSYSAIHKAGAVAVPTSTRLVARELGYVLRHAGAVVAISGASTTETLVAARPDLPELRVIVTTGTPEAGLVSWDDVGVGGDEPIQVPITGDAMADL
- a CDS encoding acyl-CoA dehydrogenase — its product is MSIAIGDDHLALLATVRRFIADRCPPLVMRAALEGPDDQRPPFWDDLAHLGWLGLHLPEADGGQGYGFAEVAIVVEEFGRALVPGPFLSTVLASALIDAGGAGRARLRGLADGTTVGSVALGTALTGEVAPDGSLVVSGTTGPVLCGALADVVVVPVRVAGIERWCVVERSAFVSTAVVALDLTRPLATLALASVVVPAGDQLLGLDGTTVASMVATLVAAECAGGAAWCVETASAYAVARRQFGRPIGQFQGVKHRCADMLVAAEAAVGVTWDAALALDGDADVAEVELATAAAGAIAPEAFAGVAKDCIQVLGGVGFTWDHDAHLYLRRAMAMRQLLGGSFPWRRRVATAALSGTRRQLTLALPEEAETFRGEVRAFADRVAAGPPEEQRAQVVDGGYFVPHWEPPWGRRAGAVEQLVIAQELRRAKIRVPHLAVGAWAAPTIATHGTPEQQERWVRPTLLGDIAWCQLFSEPDAGSDLAALTTAATRTEGGWLLNGQKVWTSMALEADWGICLARTNTGVAKHLGITYLIVDMHSPGLDIRPLREMTGLAMFNEVFFTDVFVPDDCIIGAVDGGWPLARTTLANERVSMGRGSSFGGGIEALLALVVERVNDGQLDGTDSRLLDQVGALVAEAHAVAVLGLRATQRSVAGASPGPEASVGKLLGVEHDQRTQELGLTLLGPEGATAAGTAAQWTFGFLANRCLTIAGGTSEIQRNVIAERLLGLPRDPEPTP